The Punica granatum isolate Tunisia-2019 chromosome 4, ASM765513v2, whole genome shotgun sequence genome has a window encoding:
- the LOC116204110 gene encoding uncharacterized protein LOC116204110, giving the protein MNSKEIADKMTSLKSRIAQLKVLEQETARLNPSREGVSREIDAAERAYADLSDRERDSLRFESSRGSRRQTKAEAEREQAEIHRRNLREQAAKKKSDRERYEEYLSNLRERTEKMKTKFDRFEEDFQASYRTPPTFRQPTGKSLRTGAGFAVYDSAPETQASRESGVVIYDPEAVYVRSRKEKESKDKQRFEEASKGYEEQAKLDKARFEKLKQPIPLDPEIFDLTKDSAYRSFEKRRFQDYREKMSLTPKKKGDSEIGLENPLSLKNLKLAFIVVCPV; this is encoded by the coding sequence ATGAATTCTAAAGAAATCGCTGATAAGATGACTAGTCTTAAGTCTAGGATTGCCCAACTTAAAGTCTTAGAGCAGGAAACCGCTAGGTTAAACCCTAGTCGTGAAGGAGTCTCCAGAGAAATAGATGCTGCTGAGAGAGCTTACGCTGATCTCAGTGATAGAGAAAGAGATTCTTTAAGATTCGAGTCGTCTAGAGGAAGTAGGCGTCAAACAAAAGCAGAAGCTGAAAGAGAGCAAGCTGAAATTCATAGAAGGAATCTTAGAGAACAAGCTGCTAAGAAGAAATCTGATAGAGAACGGTATGAAGAATACCTTAGCAATCTTAGAGAAAGAactgaaaaaatgaaaacgaaGTTTGACCGCTTCGAAGAAGATTTTCAGGCGTCTTATAGAACTCCTCCAACATTCAGACAACCTACTGGTAAGTCCCTTAGGACAGGTGCTGGTTTTGCAGTCTACGATAGTGCCCCTGAAACCCAGGCGTCTAGAGAATCAGGTGTTGTCATATACGACCCTGAAGCTGTCTATGTTAGGAgtcgaaaagaaaaagagtctAAAGATAAGCAAAGATTCGAAGAAGCCTCTAAAGGCTACGAAGAGCAGGCTAAACTAGATAAAGCTAGGTTTGAGAAACTCAAACAACCAATCCCTTTAGATCCAGAGATCTTTGATCTAACAAAAGATTCTGCCTATAGAAGTTTCGAGAAACGAAGGTTTCAAGACTATAGGGAAAAGATGAGTCTGACTCCGAAGAAGAAAGGAGATTCGGAGATAGGATTAGAGAATCCTCTGAGTCTGAAGAATCTGAAGCTAGCATTCATAGTAGTATGCCCAGTTTAG